A section of the Bryobacteraceae bacterium genome encodes:
- a CDS encoding PIG-L domain-containing protein — translation MRIICIHAHPDDAEILAGGTLALLTMAGHKVIILTMTSGDCGSTERGPEEIADIRRLEAQRAAALIGAEHHTLGFKDLSIFEDDPSRRRVTAALRRFRPDIVLTASPRDYHCDHETTSKLVTDACFGASAPNYHTQAYDQAPALPAIPHLYYMDPAEGIDREGNTVSAHFYIDVGMVMELKRKMLAAHESQRAWLKKQHGMDDFLETMEEWTRSRGRLCGVEYAEGFRQYAGHAYPRTPRLQELLAPYLRQPLA, via the coding sequence ATGAGAATCATCTGCATTCACGCCCATCCCGATGACGCTGAGATTCTGGCCGGAGGCACGCTGGCCCTGCTGACGATGGCGGGCCACAAGGTGATCATCCTGACGATGACCTCCGGCGATTGCGGCAGCACGGAGCGCGGCCCCGAGGAGATTGCCGACATCCGCCGCCTGGAGGCGCAACGCGCGGCGGCGCTGATCGGGGCCGAGCATCACACGCTGGGGTTCAAGGATCTGAGCATCTTTGAGGATGACCCATCGAGGCGGCGCGTCACCGCGGCGCTGCGGCGGTTCCGGCCGGACATCGTGCTCACCGCCTCCCCCCGTGACTATCACTGCGACCATGAGACGACGTCGAAGCTGGTCACCGACGCCTGCTTCGGGGCGTCCGCGCCGAACTACCACACGCAGGCCTACGACCAGGCGCCGGCGTTGCCGGCCATTCCGCACCTGTACTACATGGATCCGGCCGAAGGCATCGACCGTGAAGGCAATACCGTGTCCGCGCACTTCTACATAGACGTGGGCATGGTGATGGAGCTGAAGCGGAAGATGCTGGCCGCGCATGAAAGCCAGCGAGCCTGGCTGAAGAAGCAGCACGGGATGGACGATTTCCTGGAGACGATGGAAGAATGGACACGCAGCCGCGGGCGGCTGTGCGGGGTGGAATACGCGGAAGGCTTTCGCCAGTACGCCGGGCATGCCTATCCGCGCACGCCGCGGTTGCAGGAGCTCCTGGCGCCCTATCTCCGCCAGCCGCTCGCCTGA